The Toxotes jaculatrix isolate fToxJac2 chromosome 6, fToxJac2.pri, whole genome shotgun sequence genomic interval GGGCGCACAAGATCCCAGTGACAGGCAGTACAAAAAGGCAAGTTTATAAAAGCAGCTGACACTTCAcagctttctcctctcttctccgcttcgtctcactctgctcctctctgcagcttgGCTACCTTTCACTTCAGTCGCAAAAACTGTAGTGGACTGAATCAAAATGTACTCAAAGAAACTCATATATGAGTTTGTGTTGTTCAAGGCATTCATTGCCTGAATGTGATGCATTCAAGCGATGAATGCATCACATCATGTCACCTCACAAAAGTTGTATGAATTTCAGCACTCATAAAACGCTTTGATGGAAAGTTTTccctgtatttatatttaaagtatttcagtgcattttgattcagtctgttttactgaatgtgaaatgtttcatgCGAGCTGCCAGCCTATTATTGCGATATTCTTTTGAGGCCCTGAGGCAGTGTTATCGTAAGAAACAGTGCAAGTCTCATTACAGATCAACTTACTATAAAGTGTGGTATGGCATAAAAATTTATATGGTTTTGCTGATAACACAGGGTATCATGTACTTACTGTACGGTACTTGTTCTGATATTTATCATTGCTTCAAGTGCCCTTCCTGCCTGCTATTCCCATCAGTCTTTCTTCCAGAAGCTCATTCATGGAGACTGTTGCTCCCTCTGCAGTATATCATACAGCCGTCTATTGCAAACACTTTGTATGCACGTTTCATTGTTCTTCCTTCTTGTTCATTTTTCTCAAAGTGACCtgtttcagtgtctctctctgttttatttttttgtatgttactgtaagtttgtgtgttttctaacaCTATACAGAGTTAAGCTTtgttaaacaatgaaaaaaattacacaaagGTTTGAGTATGAATATTCTAAGAGtagctgcattttaaaaaaaatgataggTTTCCTCTCCTATTCCCTGCTTTTTGTCTGCAATCACGGTCTCCAACATGAACACGTGACTCAACACAAATCTTACAAGTTGATGTTTCACTTCAAAATACGTTGAAGTATATAGTATGTACGATAACATGCATTGTATGTGCATTTCACAGAGCAAAGAAGCAAAAACCAGCACAAAATTGTACAGTTAAGTCATGTTGGTGACCCCGAACCAAAGCAAATTTCACCTGCTATACAGTATGCTTTGTGCTTCATCCCAGCAATATCCCAATGCTTGCTTTGCCTATTTTATCATCACCTTCAACATCATCAGATCAGTTATACTTAGAACTGCCTAATATTGTTTTGCAACACACTAAAACATTGTGGGCTGAACTTTGTTATTATTTTACCATTACAGTAAAACCTGAATTTCTGTCCTCTCCATGTATTATATACTGCTAAGTATGAAAATCAGTTATAGTGTTGTCTGAATCATGGTGAGTGTATAGTGGCGAGAAAATGGAGCAGAGTCACTGTTGTTGCCACTTGTTGAGAGGTGCTGGTTGTGATATTAGTTGCCTCTTCTGCCTTCAGTCTGGCAAAGTTTGGCTTCTCCCTTTTGTGATATGAGAGAGACTAACTTTGTTAGGTCACGCTGATGATAGTGGCAAGATTACCAAAGCCGAAGAGTTTGATTCTGTTAGACTGGAGCCTTGACTGAATCGCAATTCTCCGGCATGAGCAGCATCGATGCCACTGACTGAGACACAGGTCTTGCGTTTGGATGCAGCATTGGCCTGAATGGCTGACCATCCCAGTGGctggttgttgtgtgttttgctgctcCTACCTCTCTCTCACTATGACGTACCCCAGCAGGGTCTGCTTGGCGAGCTCATTCTTATTCAGCAGCAGATCCAGCGGCACGAGGAGGAGGTCCGGCGGGCCGCTGCAGCCAATAATGCGCGTCCCCCACCGCCAGAGCCTGCTCCCAGTCCGCCTCCGAACCCCAGCCCCCCTCAGCAGAGACGCAAGGTGAAGGTCCCACCCCTCTTAGATCCGTCCTTTCCCACAAACGGCTCCTGAAAGATCACAGCTTCAGAGCAGGAACAGGATACATATTCTAGGAAAATTTCATTTATACCTGCTGGTTTGACAAAACATTAGAGTAGCTTAACTCCACGCTGAAAAGCAGGGTTTCACTGGTCTCTCTGGATCAGAGTTTCAAGTCTGTTTCACCTCTGACCACACCCAGCCTCACTGATTAATAAAGCTGAATGTGCTCAGAGGTGTGCCTGCTCCATTTCACCTGTAACTACACccaacagtgatgtcacagtgcaCCAACATACTTTGGAGTACACGTaagcatcactgcagcaaggtgagaaGTTAAAGTACTGGAGGCCAgtaaaaacaagattttcagtTAGTGTTAAATTGCTCTTTAACTAACTTAATTAGTGAAGGATGGAGCTGGCccttttaataaataaataaaactctttCGATTATATTAGATTCAGTTTTTGGTAGGGATGGAGGACACATAAACAACTGTGAAATAATTCATTATCATCATAAAACATTCCAGTGCTGTGGCCATGTAacaaatacagtgtttattttgtCCACTGCAGAGACAACAGCAGAATCTTAAAGAATACTGCACAGAACAACACCAACATGAATTAACTAAATCCCCTCTAACTGAAAGTAGTAACTGTATCTCTACTGCATTGGATTGCATTATATTTTACAGGATTGTGTCTATCCCTGTATTTAAAGCCATGGAAttagtattttaaaatatatttttttaataacctTTTTAAGTTCATTTTGTAATATTGTAGTGTAGATGAAATGGCCCGTCAGCCCTTTATTCTGTCCCCTGTGATACCCAACAGTAGCCTCCATGTATCACCTCATACATAGTGTGTCAGGCTGTGGTCAGATTTGCTTTGTCAGTGGGCTGTGGAGAAGGCATGCATGGACCTTCGTAGCCTGGCTCCAGAAGCACTGTGACTTAGTAGCTCAGCCTCCATCTCATGATGGGGATGGATAATCATCAGGAGCACTCCATTAATGTACGGAAACACTGCATGGAGTGGAGTGGCAACCTGCTGCATGGTGTGAGCTGCGCTTTTTGAAACCACTAACATGAATGgacaactgaaataaaaaagctGATTAGGTTATCAACAGCACGGGAGAAGTCTTAAGCTTAGGAGAAGTTTTGTAATGCCAGAAAAACGAAATATGCAGATCATTTGTATGATTTGCTAGAAGGTACTTTACATCACACTCCTTGTCCCTGTTGTGTAGTGTATAAATTGTTTTTGCGTTAGTTTGACGTGTCTGTTTGTTAAATTCCCTTTCTTCTGCCACCAGTCCCATCTGTCCACGTATGCTGTTTCTCCTGCTTTCTGTCCTGTCTCTCATCCTGCCAAACCTACTTAAAGTCTACAAAATGCACAATCAAATGAGGATTTCAAAGTTATGCAAAATCAAGCTGTAATGACTAAATCATTTGGGGATTAAATTAATCTCTATGTATCAGAGCTCATCCTGTGATTTGTGCCTGTTTTGTGATTTAGAGCTTGTTGATCCAAGCTGAGTAATCCCAGAATGTATAGTGTCTGCTTGAAATCTGATTTTGTTCTTCTCTGTATGCATTAACTTGACTCTCTCAACTCTGGTTCTCTCTGTAATACAGTCTGCACGCAATGAACCTTCCTGGTGCTGGTGGGATTTCATGCTTGTGAAGTTGCACCGTGAGAGTAATGGGAAGCCCGTATTTTCAAAACAAGGTGGCATTAACTCAATTTGTTGCTCTTTCTGCTTTTCTACTTCGACCTCTAGtcatcagacaaagaaaagataGACCAGCTTCAAGAAGAACTGCTCCGTACACAGGTACAGGAGGTTTTGTATCTTAATATCATCCAAGAGTTGTTTTATGGTGAAATTAAATTAGCCAAAATTGGCCAAACCATAAAATTGTTTAAGAGCGTTTTTAGACCTGCTTGAAGAATTAGTTATTTTGCACTGTTGTTCATACAATaacacacactgtccacacaGCTGAAAGGGTTGGTAATTCCCTCAGTTGTACCACTAGATCAAATGCTGACACCACTTTTTTGGTAAAAGCTGTCTTCGAGATGTTACTGATGCTGGTTGTTGATGTGATACTGCTGTTTATCCCTCAGCTAAAATACCAGCGCATGCTGGAGAGGCTGGAGAAGGAGAATAAAGAGTTAAGGAAAGTGGTGCTGCAAAAAGATGATAAGGGGATCCACCAAAGGAAAGTGAAGGTGGGTTTTCTAAATATACACGCAAACATATGCAATACATTAAATTTAACTTGGGATGACATTATTATACATGATAATTCTGTGGATGCAGGAATATTTTCTGTCATGCTTTGAGGTGATTTGTTGCTTGTCGTCTTGAAAGTGTCAACCAAATATAGGTACATACTGTAtcataaatgttcattttttatGTCTCCCCTTGTAGAAATCCCTTATTGACATGTATTCTGAAGTTCTGGACATCTTGTCTGACTACGATTCCAACTACAATACGCAGGACCACTTACCGAGGGTAAGGAGCAGTCGAATTTTGTTCCTCTTTCACTAGAAATGGTTTGCCTTCAAATAAGGGCTTCATTTCTCCAATGGTTCTTCAGTTGTTAAGAATGTTTGAAGGATTTATTGTTTTGAGCCAGATTTGTGTTTCTGATactaacagagagagagcgagagaaacaTCCTGTTATCCAAAATATAAGTCCTCACAGCAGTTTCCTAAATTTGAACTTTTAATTACTTGGACCAGATCACTGATCCTTCCTACTTCTTCCTCACCTTTcttggtttattttttcttctgtctgttcatctATCTGTGTACTCTGCCCATAGTCACACACTTTCTCATcatgtgtttcaggtggttgtGGTCGGGGATCAGAGTGCTGGGAAGACCAGTGTGCTGGAGATGATAGCTCAGGCCAGGATCTTTCCTCGGGGCTCAGGAGAGATGATGACACGTTCTCCTGTAAAGGTAAGTGGGCTGATGTTTGTGTAATCGTACAAGAAAAAAGATGCACACGCTAAGCATTTCTACACATTGTCAGaatttttgtttgtgaaatgCCATGACCTGCCATGTTGCTTATCTAGAatctaaaattattttattgtcCACTGTCAACCATGAAATTAAGGTGTTTTGGATGTTGAAAATACAAAGGAACcctggttttaattttttttaaacactttgaAGCTTTTGACTCATCTTCTTTCTGTAGGTAACACTAAGTGAAGGCCCCCACCATGTGGCCCTGTTTAAGGATAGCGGCCGAGAGTTTGACCTTACTAAGGAGGAGGATGTAAGTCACAAAGTCACTCACTCCGTCCACCTAATATGAATTAGAGCTTTAACTTGGTTTCCTGGTCACACAATTTtatcttgtctttctttgtcttgcCATGCCATGTCCTGCAGCTCGCTGCTCTGAGGCGTGAGATTGAgttgaggatgaggaagagcgTGAAGGAGGGACAGACAGTCAGCTCCGAGGTTGGACATAGTACTTACATTCACATAGATAAAGCTGCTAATTAATCATTTACTTCTGTGATGTTTCATAAAAtaatcatgtttattttttgcatgtCAGACAATATCCTTGAGTGTTAAAGGCCCTGGCATCCAGAGGATGGTGCTTGTTGACTTACCAGGTGTCATCAGTGTGAGTATACATTTTGATATGGACAGGAATGTTTACAAATGTGCAATTGCTATATCAAATTAAATCTAAGAGACCAAACTTGTCTTCACATACACGGTGATGTAAAAAgtctttttgtgtgtccttTTCAGACGGTGACGACTGGCATGGCATCAGATACCAAGGAAACCATCTTCAGCATTAGCAAAGCCTACATGCAGAACCCCAACGCAATCATCCTGTGTATTCAAGGTGAGCTATGATCATACTATTCCCAGTGACAAGACTGATAAATAAAGGCACTGAGTGTCATAGGGAGCAGGGAGATGATGTGTCAGAGGACTGACTTTCAGACCCTTGCACTTAAATCTCATCGTTGTGTTCTTAAGCAACATCCCAGTCTCACTTTCATACTCctcattttttgttatttatacACCCTAATCTCATCTCTTGTGACTTTCTTGCTCTCTATTCAGATGGCAGTGTCGATGCGGAGCGGAGCATTGTAACTGACTTGGTTAGCCAGATGGACCCCCAGGGGAAGAGGACCATCTTTGTCCTGACCAAGGTGGACTTGGCTGAGAAGAACCTGGCCAGCCCAAGCAGAGTAAGATGGTTTAACCAGTCACTTCCCCCACCATTGGACCTATCGTGTCAATACTACAAAAATTGTTTATTATAATGAGTATTAGTTACTTGGTATTCACTGATCCTATGATGCATGCATGGAGCTGTCTACATGCTTCTTATTATTTatgaccataaaaaaaaatagtgctaCAGTTGAATTTTGCCTTGTCAGTATATTTTTCATCACTTTGTACAGTGGTGAAATTGATGATTAATCATTGATCAACATCCTTATATGAAATGTGGTAAGAGCATAAAAATAGGGAGCAAAAGCAGGGTTACTAACAACAAAACAGCTACATTTGAAGAAATCTTCAAACCAGTGTATGAAGTGCTAGCCCCTATGAGAAGTGACTTGATGCAGCTGCTCCACCAGAGGGCGCCCCACACTTTGATTTAAGCCGGCATGGTCCCTAAATGAGCCAGTGTTTAGGAAGCTTGTGGTGTAGACTGGAGGAACCTGAGAATTTAAATCCTTTCTTTAAAATCTTTCAGATCCAGCAAATAGTGGAAGGAAAGCTGTTCCCTATGAAGGCCCTGGGCTACTTTGCTGTGGTGACAGGCAAAGGTAACATCTACTGCTGAGTAATTCGTTGTGGTCCATTTAATTTCACATTACTTAATGAAGACTCTCAGATCGTGATCACGTCCCAGTTTTCTAATTTTGTTTCATGACAGTGATTGTGGTAACCAGGGAACTAGATGGAGGTTATTTGTAGGTTCTCCATCATATTGTTGTTTCCATTCGTGTATAACTGGAACCATGTGGCATTCATAATAACTTCAATTcaaatatcattattattattctaaatGAGCTGTCATTTGCTCACTCcttgttctgctgttttcttgtgtgCAGGGAGCAGCGGTGAAAGCATAGACTCCATTAAAGACTACGAGGAGGACTTCTTCCAGAACTCCCGATTACTGAGGCACGTTGCACAAGATTCACCAAACTTTAACGTTACATTGCACGAATTCATTTAAAGTTGACGGTTAATATATTCATTCAATTAGGGACGGCATGTTGAAGGCCCACCAGGTGACCACAAAGAACCTGAGTCTGGCTGTCTCTGACTGCTTCTGGAAGATGGTTAGGGAGTCTGTTGAGCAGCAGGCCGATGTCTTCAAAGGTACGACTGCACTTGGAGGACAATTTTAGCCTTTACTTCAGAGGGAGTTGGCTGATTCTTAGTGCTTGTCATTTTCACCATTTAGTGGCTCTTTATGTCCAAAACCCCTTATGGTGCCAGGCATGTTTTGAGAGGGTTAATGGTCATTGTATTTTATGAATTAATTGGGATATGTTAGCGCCTGCCTCTATCCATTATGCTGTACAGGGAATAGGTGCTACTATTCCTGACTCTTCCACCTCCTGGTGTTGGCCTTGCTCAGCGCACCCTTCCACACTACTCTTCCACTCCTGCCTTCCTACTATAATTAGTCTAGACAATTACAAGCCCCTTTGCAAACTGCACAGGAGATTTATGGCCGTGAGACTGCAGTTCCCATAGGCCCATTGTGTGTTGTATCGATCCATAGCCCATCAAATCACCCACAGCCGGCCTCAATCGTCCATGCTTTGGCGCCACCGTGGCCCCACAAACCAGCAATTAGCCTAATCTCCACTGTGGATAGGGAGCTGTGGAAAGGGACAGCAGGCTtgatgtgtgtgcacgtgtgtctgtgtgtgtgagtctccgtctctgtgtcttcctctgtgtgcatatgtgtgaacTAAAACTCTGACTTTTGATAAAGAGAGTGTGATTGGCCTCATCCCCTCCCCTCCTAAGGGACCAGTTAAGAGAGTGAGTGTGCAAAGTCCCCACACACTTTTATTAAAGAATAGGCACCATTAGCTGTCTGAAAGCTGCCTTTGTATCACACCAAGTTAAAACAAAGCAGGCCCTGTCCCTATATGGTTATTGCCTGTTGATTATAGAGAATTACTGTTGGATGGAGCGTAACATCAAAGGTGAAAAAGCGATAGAAGCATGAAGGAGATGAATTTCATCCAGGTATGACCATGAACATCTGGCAAATGACACATGACAGGCTAGATTTATTTAGAAATTTCTAGAGGCTGATTAAGTTTCTAATAAGGCTTTATGATATAACTACTTGTTTTCAGTTATAATGTCATTGATTTAAATGTGAAGGTGAAGATTATAGATGTTGTTGAAAAGGTTTGTTCATATCAGATATTCATTGTCATTGTCCCTGCTCACCACAGCATCCCGTTTCAACCTGGAGACAGAATGGAAGAACAACTACCCTcgtctgagagagctggacaggGTGAGAGATTTAAACAGGAAGTCCTATTAGATGACACTCTTACACAaatttctctgcagctgaagcTCAAGTTAGCTGAAGCTGTGTTAAAATGTACATATTGACAGATTGTGACAGAAAGTGGTCTTTATGAAGGAAAAAACGGTTCATGTTAATAGGGAACAAAAGATGACGGTACATCATAAATGTTCTTCAAAGACATATAATATTTATCCTAATGTGGcctattttgtatttttgcagaATGAACTGTTTGAAAAGGCCAAAAATGAAATCTTGGATGAAGTCATTAATTTGAGTCAAGTGACCCCACAACACTGGTAAGTTAATGATGCATTATAGTAAATCTATCAAAATACCATTAACAGTGCAAGATTTTAAACTCCCATCTAAACATTTATTAGGGATTCACTGGACTCCCAGCTTTCCAAGTACACAGGGTTTCCTCCTGTGCTTGAGTCAGAAGTCAGCTGCCACAATATAAATATAGTATAATTTTAATATCGTCagtattattcttttattcacTCTGTGTAGACTATTGGTCTTAAGATGCAGACTGAACTTTGTAAGATTGTCTGCGTGGTATCTGAAGGCAGTTGGTCATGAATTTGATAGCAATCACTCAGACATAAGAGGAAAGCTGTCTTTAGGGCAGTCTGCTGGTCtttttctgaatgcatttacCTGTGCCTGAATGTATAGTTAAATCTCACCCCCAATGAGGAAAACCTTGCTAAATGAGATGTATGTATGGTGTTGTGGCAGTCCCCAGTGTGCGTGGCATCAGTTCTCCCAGATCAATACACTGATGAATGGCCCATGGATGGGAACAGGGGGTGGCCCTGTTAGCCAGCAGCCAGCCAGCACTATTGGAGAAAATGCTTATTGACAGTGAGGAGGGCTAGCCTGAACAAAAGGGGAGCCTAATGAAATATGAGCGTGCGTTTATGATAAATGAGAGAGGCGCAGCGCTGCTCTGGTCTCAGGGGAACTTGGGGAGGGTTTTGTTCCATTGTCACACTGCCGTGGAGAGATAGAGTGAAAGTGTGGAGGCTTTTAGCTGCTAACAGGGTCATACTGAAGTTGCATTGGAATCTACAGTCAAGTGCAATCACAGTAGCACCGACTACACAAGTGAAAGCAGCTCAGCCGCGAACAATCCGTCTACAGTCATTGTTTTTTAGCCCTACTGGGTCTAAGTGAACTGAGCTGGGCACCTAAAAGCGACTTTGCTCAGAGCACTTCCTTCTTCAATCCATCTTACATCTGAAACAAATAATGataactgaaatataaaaaagatgTTAACGTATCTACATTAATGTCGTAACAGCTTCAGCATATTACTAGAACCAAAATCGCAACAACCAGCTCCAGAGTGAGGCACTAATCAAATTTCTTAGGAAACTGCAATGAGTTATCCTTTACCACTACAGGGAGGCCATCCTGCAGAAGAAGCTGTGGGAACGTGTTTCCACTCATGTAATTGAGAACATCTACCTGCCTGCTGCCCAGACAATGGACTCAGGTACCTTCAACACCACAGTAGACATCAAGCTCAAGCAGTGGACTGACAAACAGCTTCCACACAAAGCACTGGAGGTAAAGCACACTGTcttaatacagattgttaaaaACATTGTACTGTTGCCAAAAAAGAGTTGTTACTCAatgatttgatattttaatgacattcagattttatattttGCCACAGACCATATAAGAATTATTAAATTCTAAGAAATATTAAATCAGACAATGGCCTTGTGGTATTGTGATCCTCTTCTTTCCCCAATACACTTTGCTCCCCATCAGATTGCCTGGGAGACACTGCAGGATGAGTTTGCTCGCTTCATGGCTG includes:
- the opa1 gene encoding dynamin-like 120 kDa protein, mitochondrial isoform X1, with protein sequence MLRVGSKAACLACRNLVSTNMGVRFRVPLQKLHPLSRAIHHRYSGNTNPQRPPHRTAARYFTSMSRLPMRPPKPPPGSGGRNYQQQRNFWVARLAARLLKLRYILLGTAVGGGYTAKKTYEEWKDLLPDFSEYNWVIPDFVWELSEQIDLDKLAKALPEIEEIAKLLPDLDKIGENFTFLKSLLSSGVSLGSEVKGAGLHLLLETSGDPALKATDSSATGAQDPSDRQYKKGLLGELILIQQQIQRHEEEVRRAAAANNARPPPPEPAPSPPPNPSPPQQRRKSSDKEKIDQLQEELLRTQLKYQRMLERLEKENKELRKVVLQKDDKGIHQRKVKKSLIDMYSEVLDILSDYDSNYNTQDHLPRVVVVGDQSAGKTSVLEMIAQARIFPRGSGEMMTRSPVKVTLSEGPHHVALFKDSGREFDLTKEEDLAALRREIELRMRKSVKEGQTVSSETISLSVKGPGIQRMVLVDLPGVISTVTTGMASDTKETIFSISKAYMQNPNAIILCIQDGSVDAERSIVTDLVSQMDPQGKRTIFVLTKVDLAEKNLASPSRIQQIVEGKLFPMKALGYFAVVTGKGSSGESIDSIKDYEEDFFQNSRLLRDGMLKAHQVTTKNLSLAVSDCFWKMVRESVEQQADVFKASRFNLETEWKNNYPRLRELDRNELFEKAKNEILDEVINLSQVTPQHWEAILQKKLWERVSTHVIENIYLPAAQTMDSGTFNTTVDIKLKQWTDKQLPHKALEIAWETLQDEFARFMAEYKGKDQDDIFDKLKEAVKDESIKRHKWNERAMDSLRVIQHNALEDRSITDKPQWDAAIQFMEETLQSRLKDTESVIRDMVGPDWKQRWLNWQNRTPDQHIRNETKNELERLLKLHDDHTAYLANDEVTTVRKNLEGRGVEVDPVLIKDTWHQLYRRHFLQKALSHCNLCKRGFYYYQRHFVDSELECNDVVLFWRIQRMLVITANTLRQQLTNTEVRRLEKNVKEVLDDFGEDMEKKTQLITGRRVQLAEDLKKVREIQEKLEVFIEALHKEK
- the opa1 gene encoding dynamin-like 120 kDa protein, mitochondrial isoform X2, which codes for MLRVGSKAACLACRNLVSTNMGVRFRVPLQKLHPLSRAIHHRYSGNTNPQRPPHRTAARYFTSMSRLPMRPPKPPPGSGGRNYQQQRNFWVARLAARLLKLRYILLGTAVGGGYTAKKTYEEWKDLLPDFSEYNWVIPDFVWELSEQIDLDKLAKALPEIEEIAKLLPDLDKIGENFTFLKSLLSSETSGDPALKATDSSATGAQDPSDRQYKKGLLGELILIQQQIQRHEEEVRRAAAANNARPPPPEPAPSPPPNPSPPQQRRKSSDKEKIDQLQEELLRTQLKYQRMLERLEKENKELRKVVLQKDDKGIHQRKVKKSLIDMYSEVLDILSDYDSNYNTQDHLPRVVVVGDQSAGKTSVLEMIAQARIFPRGSGEMMTRSPVKVTLSEGPHHVALFKDSGREFDLTKEEDLAALRREIELRMRKSVKEGQTVSSETISLSVKGPGIQRMVLVDLPGVISTVTTGMASDTKETIFSISKAYMQNPNAIILCIQDGSVDAERSIVTDLVSQMDPQGKRTIFVLTKVDLAEKNLASPSRIQQIVEGKLFPMKALGYFAVVTGKGSSGESIDSIKDYEEDFFQNSRLLRDGMLKAHQVTTKNLSLAVSDCFWKMVRESVEQQADVFKASRFNLETEWKNNYPRLRELDRNELFEKAKNEILDEVINLSQVTPQHWEAILQKKLWERVSTHVIENIYLPAAQTMDSGTFNTTVDIKLKQWTDKQLPHKALEIAWETLQDEFARFMAEYKGKDQDDIFDKLKEAVKDESIKRHKWNERAMDSLRVIQHNALEDRSITDKPQWDAAIQFMEETLQSRLKDTESVIRDMVGPDWKQRWLNWQNRTPDQHIRNETKNELERLLKLHDDHTAYLANDEVTTVRKNLEGRGVEVDPVLIKDTWHQLYRRHFLQKALSHCNLCKRGFYYYQRHFVDSELECNDVVLFWRIQRMLVITANTLRQQLTNTEVRRLEKNVKEVLDDFGEDMEKKTQLITGRRVQLAEDLKKVREIQEKLEVFIEALHKEK
- the opa1 gene encoding dynamin-like 120 kDa protein, mitochondrial isoform X4, whose translation is MLRVGSKAACLACRNLVSTNMGVRFRVPLQKLHPLSRAIHHRYSGNTNPQRPPHRTAARYFTSMSRLPMRPPKPPPGSGGRNYQQQRNFWVARLAARLLKLRYILLGTAVGGGYTAKKTYEEWKDLLPDFSEYNWVIPDFVWELSEQIDLDKLAKALPEIEEIAKLLPDLDKIGENFTFLKSLLSSETSGDPALKATDSSATGAQDPSDRQYKKSSDKEKIDQLQEELLRTQLKYQRMLERLEKENKELRKVVLQKDDKGIHQRKVKKSLIDMYSEVLDILSDYDSNYNTQDHLPRVVVVGDQSAGKTSVLEMIAQARIFPRGSGEMMTRSPVKVTLSEGPHHVALFKDSGREFDLTKEEDLAALRREIELRMRKSVKEGQTVSSETISLSVKGPGIQRMVLVDLPGVISTVTTGMASDTKETIFSISKAYMQNPNAIILCIQDGSVDAERSIVTDLVSQMDPQGKRTIFVLTKVDLAEKNLASPSRIQQIVEGKLFPMKALGYFAVVTGKGSSGESIDSIKDYEEDFFQNSRLLRDGMLKAHQVTTKNLSLAVSDCFWKMVRESVEQQADVFKASRFNLETEWKNNYPRLRELDRNELFEKAKNEILDEVINLSQVTPQHWEAILQKKLWERVSTHVIENIYLPAAQTMDSGTFNTTVDIKLKQWTDKQLPHKALEIAWETLQDEFARFMAEYKGKDQDDIFDKLKEAVKDESIKRHKWNERAMDSLRVIQHNALEDRSITDKPQWDAAIQFMEETLQSRLKDTESVIRDMVGPDWKQRWLNWQNRTPDQHIRNETKNELERLLKLHDDHTAYLANDEVTTVRKNLEGRGVEVDPVLIKDTWHQLYRRHFLQKALSHCNLCKRGFYYYQRHFVDSELECNDVVLFWRIQRMLVITANTLRQQLTNTEVRRLEKNVKEVLDDFGEDMEKKTQLITGRRVQLAEDLKKVREIQEKLEVFIEALHKEK